The Topomyia yanbarensis strain Yona2022 chromosome 3, ASM3024719v1, whole genome shotgun sequence nucleotide sequence CGGGCACTACTCATATCACGCTCGAGATAAGAAATCGATTTATTATCAACGAAAATTTGGGTGCGACTGACAGTCTCGAACCGGCATTCATCATGGACGACCGCTCGTTAACTTTACTGCTTCTAATCGGGTTGGTGACCTTCGCCGAGGGTGCCAAGATTTTGTGTATTCTTCCGACTGGTGGAAAATCCCACGACATCATTGGAACAGCATTCATGAGACCACTTGCCGAGGCCGGTCACGATGTAACCGTCGTCACTGCATATCCAACGAAAAATAAACCTGCAAATTACCGTGAAATTGTACTGACGGGTCTATTAGAGGAGTACGCTGATCAGGAAACGAACATGTTCGATATGCAGGGCGGACTTTTGTCCGCCATCGTAGTGCTGGGAGTGTTGTATGAAATGTTTCCTAGTTTGATGCACGAATCGGTAATGAAGCATCCGAATGTGGTGAATCTCCGGAATTCGGACGAAAAGTTTGATGTTGTTATAGTGGAATCTTTCGTTGCGGAATCTTTCTACGGATTCGCTCAGCACTTTGACGCCCACCTCATTACCTTCTCCGCATTCGGTAACTCAATGTGGACAAACGACCTGGTGGGAACTCCAGCACCGCCCTCTCACATAGCTCACTTTATGCTGAGTTTCACTGACCGAATGACATTTTGGCAACGATTTGTCAATACAGCATTCACTATGCTCGATCGGGTGTACTACGAGTGGTTCTATCTGCCGAGCCAGAAACGCTACTACGACGAGGCATTCCCGAATGCGAAACGTTCCTTCGAGCAGCAGATGAAGAACGTTTCCTTGGTGTTCCTAAATCAACACTTCACGCTGACTGCACCGAGACCATATGCTGCTAACATGGTGGAAGTCGGTGGAATACAGATAGATGAACCGAAACCGTTGCCAGAGGTACTTTACCACTAATCACAGATCGCAAAAATTATTTCTAACAAACTTGTTCACGTTTCAGGATCTCAAAAAATATCTAGATGAAGCCGACAATGGAGTAATTTATTTCTGCATGGGATCCAACATCCAATCGAAACACCTTCCGGAAGACAAACGTGATGCGTTTCTGCAAGTATTTTCCAAGTTAAAACTACGCGTCCTGTGGAAATTTGAAAATGAATCGATTCCGAATCAGCCAGCAAACTTGATGATCAAATCATGGATGCCCCAGAACGACATCCTTGCCCATCCGAACGTGAAGTTGTTCATTACGCACGGCGGTAACCTCGGTACTACGGAATCTCTGTACCACGGCAAACCGATGGTAGGAATTCCAATCTTCGGCGATCAAATGATGAATGTTGAAAAATCCGTTCGTGCCGGTTACGCTGTGCTGTTGAATTTCAACGATATTAACGAAGCTACTGTTTCGCACGCGATCAATACCGTACTGAATGACCCTTCGTACGAGCGAAGTGCGCAGTTGACATCGGCACGATACCGTGATAAACCCATGAGTGCTAAGCAAACGGCCGTTTACTGGGTAGAGTATGTGCTTCGTCATGGTGGAGCACCGCAGCTGCGATCGCCCGCCATGGAACTGTCGCTTTGGCAGTACCACCTGATCGATGTGTACGCTGTGATGCTGGTCTTGCTGATCTGCGTGGGGGCTGGGAATGTGTATGTGGGGAAGAAGATTTACCGGAAAGTTTTTCCTGTCAAACCTTTGGTTGCAGATAAAAAGAAAAGAGCATAATTTGGTAGGAAAGTCATAGCCTAATTCCAATATTAGTTTCAAACCGTTCAGCTAGTACAATAAAAGTCAACTTAATGTCAGTCGAAAATTTAATGGTAGAAGCAATAAAGTACTTAATTTGTTCGAAGATAATGAAATGCAGTGTAACCTGTGAGACTTTTtattttaagagaaacgttTAAGATCAAAAAGTGTACCACAGGCCAAAAAAAAGTTCTTTTTTGTAAATCACCCCATTCTCATAGAGACAAATGTTAAAATATGCTCAGACGCCAAATGTTACctcatttggacaatttcagACCCCGCGCACTTCGTttaatgtttttgacattggcactatggaaaaataggaggaaaaaatatttaaaaattttaatataaattttgaagtaGCTTtcggaaaattacagtttctacCTTTTCTTAAAAGAAGGAACTGTTGTATTTGGTTGGAGATATTTATTTgccgaaaaatacgggaaatcGGGGTGTGAGGACAGTATTTTCGGTTCTATGCAGCTTTTCCTGGAAAACTTTCAGGAATCGAACAGAACCTTTACGACTTACGTTTCattgtaaaaaatataagcaacaataattcaaaaaaattaaagaaattccAATTATTTCACAAAACACACAATGTTTCACgaaacacacaaaattttacgaaattcacaaaattaagCCCATTCACAAAATTCACAAACatttcacgaaattcaaaaaatttagtattataatatttcacgaaattaaaaacaatttcaaaaatttcacaaaatctcgcaaaatttactaaatttcagaaaattttcttgcacagctttgaaaattttatttcacaaaattttataaaattcgagaattctttgtaattgattttattgttttttaatgTCTGTTATTTACAAATCATTTTCTTATTGAAATTTTAGTTAATTTATATCAATTACACTACATTTGTTTGTTATACTTaaataattaacaaaaaaattaggGAAGGAGTTAATCTCTTTGAGGTTAGGCCGCGaatttcacaaatttgaaaatattcgcaaaatttcacaaaatcccGCAAAATTTATTGAAACTAATAAAATTTCACGCAAttcgcataattttacgaaattcacaaaattttataaaattcgcAATAATTATTACAcaaaattttcaactcctcgaAAGAGACCAAACTTCACAAAATCCCGCAAAATTTATTGAAACTAATAAAATTTCACGCAATCCGCATAATTTTACGAAGCtcacaaaatttcataaaattcgcAATAATTATTACAcaaaattttcaactcctcaAAAGAGACCAAACTTCACAAAATTCAAACAATTTACAAAATTCGCAAAAgtaacaaaatttcacgaatttcACTAAACTTACAATTATCCCAAAACTTTACGAAAATCACAAAAGTTTCAATATTCAAATTCTATAAATGTCACAGAGTTTATGAAATCTTCTAaactttacaaaattttgcaaaattcgcGAAGTACGCAATTTATTAAATATTATGATTTCACGAAGTTTCACGAAACTCACAAAATTTCAAGAAATTCACAAAATATATCGAAATTCGCAAAATCGTCGAAATTCAcataattttacaaaattccGCAACCTTTTTACAACTAGTCGCTAATTTTATAACACAAAACTTCACGACACTTCTAAAATTATGCTATATTTACAGCATTCCACGATAGTAAcataaatttcacaaaactcaCGAACTTTCGcgaaattcgtaaaatttcacataattcacaaaacttacaaaatttctaaaataacataaaatttacaatttattacaaaatatatgaaatttacaaaatttcacgaattatataaaattttacgaaatttacaaaatttacctaATTcgcaaaatttcagaaaattcaCAAAGCCTCACGAAATTCACAAAATTGataatatttcacaaaattcgcaaaatttcacaaatttcaaaagatttcacgaaaattgaaaaacctcaCTAAGTTTACCAAAATTCGCAAACTATCACAAAACTTACAAAATTTCCTGAAATTTGCTAAACTATACAAcattttatgaaatgcacaaaaaattttgctcgattcgtgaaATTTAACCAATATCACAAAATCACACAAAAACTACTGTCtaacaaaatataataaaatgaagaaattcacaaaattttctgatattctcaaaatttCACGACAATTTTACAAAACGTCACGAGTTTCACAACATTTTCGCAAAACTTCACGAATTTCACAAAAGTTTACGAATCTCACAAAATTGAACTATATATCACGAaacttaaacttttaacgaaattcacaaaatttgcttaattTGTACAATTTTATACAATTTCACAAAACTGCACACAAAACatcacaaaatttacaaaattttgcaaaattcactgatttacaaaatttcacataattcacaaaacttaaaacaaattttaaaataaaacaaaatttaaaaaatatcacaaaatttcacgtattatataaaattttacgaaatttacaaaatttactaaattcgcaatatttaagaaaatttacaaagccgcacgaaatttacaaaattgataatatttcacaaaattcgcaaaatttcacgaatttcAAAAGATTTCACGAAAATTATAAAACCTCACTAATTTTACCAAAATTCAAACTATCACAAAACTTACAAAATTTCCTGAAATTTGCTAAACTATAcattttatgaaatgcacaaaaatttcctaaatttctcgaAAATAGCAGTTTTTCTCTCGAAAATTGCCGATTCATGAAATTTAACCAATTTCACAAAATCACACAAAAACTACtgtcaaaacaaaatataataaaatgaacaaaatttcacgaaattcgcaAAATTTAATGATGTTCACCAAAATTTCACGACAATTTTACAAATATTCACGAGTTTCACAACATCTTCGTAAATTCACAAAAGTTTACAAATCTCACAAAATTCAACTATATATCACGAAACTCAAATTTTAacgaaattcacaaaatttactaaatttcTACAATTTTATACAATTTCACGAAATACGCAAAACTGCACACAAAACttcacaaaatttcacgaaatttacaaaatttttgcaaaattcacagatttataaaattttacaaaattcaaaaatttcacgaaattcacaAACTTAGcaatatttaccaaattttacgaGATTCACAAAACCTCGCgcaattcacaaaattttacgCAAATCgcaaaatttctcgaaatttacAATATTCGCGAAATACGACAAATTTCAAGAAATACCCAAAATTTTGCTTAGTACCAAGATTTTCCAAATGTCACAAAATTTCGCGAATTCACAAAATCTCCACAATAAAAACTcgtaaaattttacaaaatttgccaaATGAAGAAAACTTTACAGAAATTTACGGAATTTACCTAATTTAACGAAAATTTGCTACATTTTACaataatcacaatttttttcaaattcacaAAACTATGAAATTCCCAAgatctacaaaattttacgaaattcagAAAATGTCGAAATTTCACGAAACTCACCAATTTCACAAATGTCACAAAATTTTGTGGAATTCAGACGTTCTGagtatcgtacatattcgtggaaccgctattatgaaacattaattttgagagctgaagttgattctttgttctttgaaGAAAGGAGATATAgcgtgtttcgttgttttgcccGGGTTCCCCTACTTAATTTCtccaattttacaaaattataaattcacaaaattgcacacaaaattttacaaagattacatattttttgaaaaatttacagatttacagtttcacaaaattcaaaaatttcacgAACTTCACCAAATTTCACGCAATTTACAAACTTAACAATATTCACCAAAATTTTTACGAGATTCACAAAACATCGCacaattcacaaaattttacgaaaatcacaaaatttcacgaaattccgaaacaaattcacataattcacggaatttcgcgaaatacgataaatttgaataaatacCCAAAATATTGCTAAGTTcgcaaaattttactaaactcaCGAAGTTCACaaaattgtacaaaatttcaaaaatttcacggaatactaaaattttacaaatatcacaaaatttcgcgaaattcacaaaatctccacaatattacgaaatctATAAATCttaaaaaattcacaaaatttagaGAAACTTAcagaaatttacgaaaattactaaatttcacgaaatttgctaaattttgcgattttttccaatttacaaAACTATGAAATtcccaaaatatacaaaattttactaaatttcaCAAGTtctcaaaatttcacaaaatttcacgCAATTCTCGACATTTTACGAAATtagcaaaattttacaaaattcacaaaatgtcaaaatttcacgaaattcacaAAAATTCAGAAACTTTACACAATTTTGCGAAGGTCACAAAATTTTATGGAATTCATAAAATTTTACGAAACCCGCATTTTTACGAAATTCATAATATTTTACCATTAGATTTTATTCacaatatttcacaaaatttcgcaaaatttgcaaaattcaaaattcttaaagttcacaaaagttgaaaatttacaaaatttgataGAATTCACAAAGTTTAATAAAATCCACAGAATTTCACGGACTTTTATGCAATTCACGAAATTTACcgtatttcacgaaatttcacgtaattcattaaatttcaaaaaattcgcaatattcgtaaattttgtaaattttgtaagttgtgtaaaatttttgtgaatttcgtgaaatttcgcgaatttcgtgaaattttttaAGATTTATTACATTTTGTGAATCTCGTGAAATTTCGTAAAGTGTTATGAAATTTTATAATATAGTAAATTTTGTGCGATTTTTGAATTGCATAATTTtacaaatatcacaaaattttacgaaattccaCAATACTTCACGAATTTTACCaaactgcaaaaaaaatcacaaaatttataaattttcacaaaattttataaaattcacAAACTTTGCAAAAGTATACGAAAATCATCAAAAACTTCGTAAttacaaaatttataaaatttcaaGAAGTTTGCAACATTTGCCAATTTTTCAAACGACAAATGTTcacaaaatt carries:
- the LOC131691460 gene encoding UDP-glycosyltransferase UGT5-like, with the protein product MDDRSLTLLLLIGLVTFAEGAKILCILPTGGKSHDIIGTAFMRPLAEAGHDVTVVTAYPTKNKPANYREIVLTGLLEEYADQETNMFDMQGGLLSAIVVLGVLYEMFPSLMHESVMKHPNVVNLRNSDEKFDVVIVESFVAESFYGFAQHFDAHLITFSAFGNSMWTNDLVGTPAPPSHIAHFMLSFTDRMTFWQRFVNTAFTMLDRVYYEWFYLPSQKRYYDEAFPNAKRSFEQQMKNVSLVFLNQHFTLTAPRPYAANMVEVGGIQIDEPKPLPEDLKKYLDEADNGVIYFCMGSNIQSKHLPEDKRDAFLQVFSKLKLRVLWKFENESIPNQPANLMIKSWMPQNDILAHPNVKLFITHGGNLGTTESLYHGKPMVGIPIFGDQMMNVEKSVRAGYAVLLNFNDINEATVSHAINTVLNDPSYERSAQLTSARYRDKPMSAKQTAVYWVEYVLRHGGAPQLRSPAMELSLWQYHLIDVYAVMLVLLICVGAGNVYVGKKIYRKVFPVKPLVADKKKRA